In Vibrio japonicus, the following are encoded in one genomic region:
- the pdhA gene encoding pyruvate dehydrogenase (acetyl-transferring) E1 component subunit alpha has protein sequence MNAQSLPMIRFINHLGETVQQLPSWADNETLVTFYRDMVLSRTYDNKAVALQRTGKLGTYPSHLGAEAFGIGIGHALHASDVLIPYYRDMPAMWVRGIPMEKNLQYWGGDERGSDFSPAEGIECHDLPFCVPIATQCTHAVGVAAALKMEGRHKAALVTCGDGATSKGDFLEAINCAGAWNVPLVFVINNNQWAISVPRALQCAADFLSEKAKGAGIRGMTVDGNDAVAVHDCVLAALDKARKGKGPTLIEAVSYRLSDHTTADDASRYRSEEELNRAWQYEPIQRLKTYLININAWSEEQEQAWLQECKHMVESAVENYTNLVPQAPESAFDYLYESAPTELNAQRDEFIHKVMRMQGGHHG, from the coding sequence ATGAATGCGCAATCATTGCCTATGATCCGTTTTATCAATCATTTAGGGGAAACGGTACAGCAACTACCTTCATGGGCAGATAATGAAACCCTGGTAACATTTTATAGGGACATGGTACTCAGCCGCACTTATGACAATAAAGCGGTTGCACTTCAACGTACAGGTAAGCTTGGTACATACCCATCTCATTTAGGTGCGGAAGCTTTTGGTATTGGGATTGGCCATGCATTGCATGCAAGCGATGTGTTGATTCCCTACTATCGTGACATGCCTGCAATGTGGGTGCGTGGTATTCCGATGGAGAAGAATTTGCAATATTGGGGCGGCGATGAACGAGGCAGTGATTTTTCGCCTGCTGAAGGCATTGAGTGTCACGATTTACCGTTCTGTGTTCCTATTGCGACACAATGTACCCACGCAGTTGGCGTGGCCGCCGCTTTAAAAATGGAAGGACGTCATAAAGCGGCGTTAGTCACATGTGGTGATGGTGCCACATCGAAAGGCGATTTTCTCGAAGCGATAAACTGCGCCGGAGCGTGGAATGTGCCTTTAGTTTTCGTTATCAACAACAACCAATGGGCGATCTCTGTTCCTCGTGCTTTGCAATGCGCTGCGGATTTTCTATCAGAAAAAGCGAAAGGTGCGGGTATTAGAGGCATGACGGTGGATGGCAACGATGCGGTTGCTGTGCATGATTGTGTCTTAGCGGCATTGGATAAGGCGCGCAAAGGCAAAGGCCCAACCCTTATAGAAGCGGTCAGCTATCGTTTGAGTGACCACACCACCGCTGATGACGCAAGCCGTTATCGTAGTGAAGAAGAGTTAAATCGCGCTTGGCAATATGAGCCTATACAGCGGCTAAAAACGTACCTTATCAATATCAACGCTTGGTCTGAAGAACAGGAACAAGCGTGGTTACAAGAGTGCAAACACATGGTCGAATCGGCCGTCGAGAATTACACCAACCTTGTCCCACAAGCGCCCGAGAGCGCATTTGATTATTTGTATGAATCCGCGCCGACAGAGCTCAATGCGCAACGCGATGAATTCATTCACAAAGTGATGCGAATGCAAGGAGGTCATCATGGCTGA
- a CDS encoding alpha-ketoacid dehydrogenase subunit beta, which translates to MAEMTLVEAVNLALHHEMAHDQSVIVLGEDVGDNGGVFRATVGLKEKFGLRRVIDTPLAEALIGGITVGMATQGLRPVAEFQFQGFVFPALEHVMCHAARMRNRTRGRLTCPAVFRAPFGGGIHAPEHHSESVEALFAHIPGLKVVIPSSPQRAYGLLLASIRSNDPIMFFEPKRIYRTVKSNVIDNGEALPLDTCFTLRKGRDITLVTWGACVVESLQAANELSSQGISVEVIDLASIKPIDMNTIIKSLEKTGRLLVVHEASRTCGVGAEILARVSESAMCILKAPPKRVTGMDTIMPYYRNEDYFMIQEQDIIQAARELVEGWK; encoded by the coding sequence ATGGCTGAAATGACTCTCGTTGAGGCGGTCAATCTTGCGCTTCACCACGAAATGGCCCATGACCAGAGCGTCATTGTTCTGGGCGAGGATGTCGGCGATAACGGCGGCGTTTTCCGTGCAACGGTCGGCCTAAAAGAAAAGTTTGGCCTGCGCAGAGTAATCGACACTCCCCTCGCAGAAGCGTTGATTGGGGGTATTACCGTGGGCATGGCAACACAAGGACTAAGACCTGTCGCCGAATTTCAATTCCAAGGGTTTGTATTCCCTGCTTTAGAACATGTGATGTGTCACGCGGCACGAATGAGAAACCGAACCCGAGGTCGTCTGACTTGCCCTGCCGTCTTTCGAGCCCCCTTTGGCGGCGGTATTCACGCGCCAGAGCATCATTCAGAAAGTGTCGAAGCCCTATTTGCTCACATACCCGGTTTGAAAGTGGTGATCCCATCGTCACCTCAACGGGCATATGGTCTACTGCTCGCCTCTATTCGTAGCAATGATCCCATCATGTTCTTCGAGCCAAAACGTATATACCGCACGGTCAAATCTAATGTTATTGATAATGGTGAAGCACTGCCACTTGATACCTGCTTTACTCTACGTAAAGGACGAGATATTACCCTTGTTACATGGGGTGCGTGTGTCGTTGAGTCACTACAAGCAGCTAACGAACTATCAAGCCAAGGGATTTCGGTAGAAGTCATCGATCTAGCATCAATTAAACCCATTGATATGAACACCATTATTAAGTCTTTGGAGAAAACCGGAAGGCTACTCGTGGTGCATGAAGCCAGCCGCACTTGTGGGGTCGGCGCAGAAATTTTGGCGAGAGTGTCAGAAAGCGCAATGTGTATACTTAAAGCACCACCAAAGCGTGTCACAGGGATGGATACCATAATGCCTTATTACCGTAATGAAGATTACTTCATGATTCAGGAACAAGACATCATACAAGCTGCGCGAGAGCTGGTGGAGGGATGGAAATGA
- a CDS encoding dihydrolipoamide acetyltransferase family protein gives MKRFLLPDLGEGLAESEIVEWHVQVGDQVELDQVVLTVETAKAVVEVPSPCSGKVISRHGEEGDVVNIGALLLEIEEVNENASASSNQAEPMKQNADAATVVGNVSHQTHQVNVDDFWIGGANNHMEQSPVTAMPSARLLAKKLGVNLDKVDGTGPNGLIIDNDIYHEAGRQQPGTELLKGARRTMAATMTESHHAVAAVTITEEASLANWSSDEDISARLIKAVVYACKQEPALNAWFDADTMTRCVHRNVNIGIAVDSEHGLYVPVLKNADDFSTEGVRRWLDETVEGIRTRKIGREQLQNATITLSNFGAIAGIYATPVVSPPQVAIVGAGRIIEKVVMKDGQPITIKAMPLSITFDHRACTGGEAARFTKKLVWHLESRYQV, from the coding sequence ATGAAACGTTTTTTATTGCCTGACCTTGGAGAAGGGTTAGCAGAATCAGAGATTGTCGAGTGGCACGTTCAAGTCGGCGATCAAGTCGAGTTAGACCAAGTTGTACTCACCGTCGAAACCGCTAAAGCCGTTGTCGAAGTCCCCTCGCCTTGCAGCGGTAAAGTCATCAGTCGCCACGGTGAAGAAGGCGATGTCGTCAACATCGGCGCATTGCTGCTCGAAATTGAAGAGGTGAACGAAAACGCCTCTGCCAGTTCAAACCAAGCGGAACCGATGAAACAAAACGCCGATGCTGCGACTGTAGTCGGGAATGTATCGCACCAGACTCACCAAGTGAATGTGGATGACTTTTGGATTGGTGGCGCGAATAACCACATGGAGCAATCTCCAGTTACCGCCATGCCATCGGCTCGCCTTCTGGCTAAGAAACTTGGGGTGAATTTGGACAAAGTAGACGGGACTGGCCCGAATGGATTGATTATCGACAACGATATTTACCATGAAGCTGGCCGACAGCAACCGGGCACAGAGTTACTCAAAGGTGCACGAAGAACCATGGCAGCGACCATGACGGAATCTCACCACGCTGTGGCCGCCGTTACCATTACTGAAGAAGCGAGTTTAGCCAACTGGAGTAGTGATGAAGACATTTCTGCCCGACTAATCAAAGCCGTCGTTTATGCCTGTAAACAAGAGCCCGCCCTGAACGCATGGTTCGATGCCGACACCATGACTCGCTGTGTACACAGAAACGTCAATATTGGTATCGCCGTCGATAGTGAACATGGCTTATATGTTCCTGTTTTAAAAAATGCGGATGACTTTTCAACCGAGGGTGTGCGTCGCTGGTTAGATGAAACCGTTGAAGGCATCCGAACCCGTAAAATAGGGCGAGAGCAACTCCAGAATGCCACGATCACACTGTCGAATTTTGGTGCCATTGCCGGCATCTATGCGACGCCCGTAGTGTCACCGCCTCAGGTCGCGATTGTGGGCGCAGGACGAATCATTGAAAAAGTGGTGATGAAAGACGGTCAACCTATCACAATCAAAGCAATGCCACTCTCTATTACCTTTGACCACAGAGCCTGCACTGGGGGCGAAGCGGCAAGATTCACCAAAAAACTCGTATGGCACTTAGAAAGCCGTTATCAGGTGTAA